GCACATGCATGAACTTACAATTTACAGATGAACAGTTGATGATGCGTAATATGGTTCGTGATTTTGCACAAACAGAAATTGCACCGTTTGTTGAACAAATGGAGGCGGGCGAGTTTCCGCGCCATTTGCTAAAAAAAATGGGCGAGCTTGGCTTAATGGGGATTACAGTACCTACAGAATACGGCGGAGCAGAAATGGATTTTACGTCGTATATCATTGCGATTAATGAACTATCGAAGGTCAGTGCAGTAATGGGCGTCATTTTATCAGTACATACATCAGTTGGAACAAACCCAATTTTGTATTTCGGAAATGATATACAAAAGCAAAAATACGTCCCAAAGCTTGCAAGTGGTGAATTTATTGGTGCATTTTGCTTAACTGAGCCAGGAGCGGGTAGTGATGCAGGTTCTTTAAAGACACGTGCGGTCCGTGACGGCGATGACTATGTATTAGATGGCTCGAAGGTGTTTATTACAAATGGTGGTGAGGCAGACGTTTACATAGTGTTTGCTTCAACGAATTCTGAAGCAGGGACACGTGGAATTTCGGCATTTATTGTAGAAAAAGGAACACCAGGATTTATTATCGGAAAAGATGAGAAAAAGATGGGGCTTCACGGTTCACGTACAGTGCAATTAACATTCGAAAATATGCGTATTCCTGTTGGAAATCTACTCGGTAATGAAGGGGAAGGTTTTAAAATTGCGATGGCGAATTTAGATGCTGGTCGCATTGGGATTGCCGCACAAAGCTTAGGTATAGCAGAAGCAGCGCTTGAAGCGGCAACAGATTATGCCAAAGAGCGTGTGCAATTCGGTAAGCCAATCGCACAGCAACAGGCAGTCGGTTTTAAAGTAGCCGATATGGCAACAGCAGTGGAAGCCGCCAAACTACTCGTTTACCGTGCAGCTCATTTACGTAGTGAAGGATTACCGTGTGGTAAGGAAGCAGCAATGGCGAAGTTATTTGCCTCACAAGCGGCAATGGACACAGCAATTGAAGCGGTTCAAATTTTTGGTGGTTATGGCTACACCGAAGATTACCCAGTAGAGCGCTATTTCCGCGATGCTAAAGTAACGCAAATTTACGAAGGAACAAGCGAAATTCAGCGCATTGTCATTAGTAAGCACTTACTTGGCTAACGCTTTAAAATAAAACAATAAAGGGGTATGGGGAAATGAACTTTCAATTATCAGAAGAGCATCAACAATTACGCGAAATGATTCGCGACTTTGCAATGAACGAAGTAGCACCAACTGCAGAACACCGTGATGAGCACGAGGAATTTGATCGCGGGATTTTTGACAAAATGGCGGAGCTTGGTTTAACAGGAATTCCATGGCCAGAAGAGTACGGCGGCGCAGGCTTTGACTATTTAGCATACTGTATCGCAGTAGAAGAATTATCACGTGTTTGTGCATCAACTGGAGTAACATTATCTGCGCATACTTCACTAGCAGGTTGGCCGATTTTCAAATTCGGTAACGAAGAACAAAAGCAAAAATACCTACGTCCAATGGCAGAAGGTAAAAAGATCGGAGCATACGGTTTAACAGAGGCCGGTTCAGGGTCTGATGCGGGTGGTATGAAAACATACGCAGTAAAAGATGGCGATGATTACGTATTAAATGGCTCAAAAATCTTCATCACAAATGGTGGCGTTGCAGATATTTATGTTGTATTTGCTGTAACAGATCCGAATTCAAAAAATGGTACTTCGGCATTCATCGTAGAGGCAGATTTCCCTGGCTTCTCTGTTGGGAAAAAGGAGAAAAAGCTTGGAATCCGTTCATCACCGACGACAGAAATTATTTTTGACAACTGCCGCGTACCAAAAGAAAACCTACTTGGCGAAGAAGGTCAAGGCTTTGTTATCGCGATGAAAACATTAGATGGTGGCCGTAACGGGATTGCTGCACAAGCAGTTGGGATCGCACAAGGTGCACTAGATGCAGCGGTGGATTATGCAAAAGAGCGTGTACAATTTGGTAAGCCAATTACTGCAAACCAAGGCGTATCATTTAAATTAGCGGATATGGCAACAGAAATCGAAGCTTCTCGCTTATTGACGTATCAAGCAGCATGGTTAGAATCAAATGATTTATCATATGGAAAAGCATCAGCAATGGCAAAATTATTAGCTGGGGATACAGCGATGAAGGTAACGACAGAAGCTGTACAAGTATTTGGTGGTTACGGCTATACAAAGGACTACCCAGTCGAGCGCTATATGCGTGATGCAAAAATTACGCAAATTTACGAGGGCACACAAGAGATTCAACGCCTTGTAATTTCGCGTATGATTACGAAATAATGTATGACAAACATAGATAAGCTGCATGTAGAATCGTCAATAAAAGATGGAAATAAAATTATCGAAAGACGCCAACAAATTGTTGATGCCGGTGTAAAGCTCTTTAAAGAAAAAGGCTTTCACCGCGCGACGACACGCGAGCTCGCAAAAGCAGCAGGATTTAGCATCGGTACGCTGTACGAATATATCCGTACAAAAGAAGATGTGCTGTTTTTAGTATGTGACAATATTTTCAACGAAGTAACAAAATGCTTATCCCAATTTCCAGCTGATAATGGCACGATTACAGCATTGGAGGAAGCAATTCGTCAATATTATTTATTGATCGATAAAATGCCTGAAGAATTTACGATTATGTATCAAGAAACGAAGTCATTGCAAAAAGAGGCAATGCATTACATTTTGGGTAAGGAACTTGAAATGGTCGCTATTTTTGAACGCATGTTAAAAGGCTGTGTCGAGGCTGGAAGTTTAACTTTGAGCGACGAAGCAATTTATTTAGCTGCTAATCAAATTGTGATTCAAGGCCAAAGTTGGGCGTTTCGTAAATGGGCATTGCAAAAGCGTTATACCATTGAACAATATATAAAATTACAAACAACAATGTTTTTACAAGGCATTATGAAGTTTGAATAATACCAAGAAATCTGCCATGTAGAGCGCTAGTAATGAATACGTGCTTTATGTGGTGGGTTTTTATTATTTTGATATAACAAAGGGGTAGAGAGACATGGGGAAAATCGAAGTATATAAACCAAAAAACCACGTTCGTTTTGTTACTGCATCAAGTCTATTTGATGGTCATGATGCATCCATTAATATTATGCGTCGAATTTTACAAGGAAGTGGCGTGGAAGTAATTCATTTGGGGCATAATCGTTCTGTTGAAGAAGTAGTAAATGCGGCGATTCAAGAAGATGCGCAAGGGGTGGCCATCTCTTCTTATCAAGGTGGGCATATGGAATACTTTAAATATATGTATGACCTACTGCGTGAAAAAGGCGCACCACATATTAAAATTTTTGGCGGCGGTGGTGGTGTAATTTTACCGCGTGAAATTAATGAGCTACATGCATATGGGATTGCGGGAATTTTTTCTCCAGAAGATGGCCGTCAATTAGGGTTGCAGGGCATGATCAACAAAAATATAGAAGGTGCTGACTTTTCAACATTAAAAGGAAATTACAGTGAGTTACTAGAAGATTTATCAACAGATACGCCAGAAATTTTGGCAAATTTAATAACAGCTGCTGAAAATGGTCATGATGTAGAGATTGAAGATATGTTAGAACTAGCACGTAAAAAATCAAAAAATACGCCAATTATCGGTATTACTGGAACAGGTGGCGCTGGGAAGTCTTCATTAACGGATGAATTGATTCGTCGCTTTTTACAGGAATTCCCTAACAAGAAAATAGCTATTTTGTCAGTCGATCCTACGAAGCAAAAAACAGGTGGGGCCTTACTTGGTGACCGGATTCGTATGAATGCAATATTTAATAATCGTGTGTATATGCGTAGTTTAGCAACACGTGGCTCACGTACAGAATTATCAAGCTCGATTGGCGATGTGCTGGATGTTGTGCGTGTAGCAGGATTTGACCTAGTCGTTGTTGAAACAAGTGGTATTGGCCAAGGTGACGCAGAAATTACGAAGTACACCGATCTTTCGATGTATGTAATGACGAGTGAGTTCGGTGCGCCAACGCAGCTTGAAAAAATCGATATGATTGATTATGCCGATTTAATAGCGATTAACAAATTTGAACGGAAAGGTTCTGAAGATGCACTAAGACAAGTGCAAAAGCAATACCAACGTTCACGTGAATTATGGGATGAATCGATTGATACAATGCCAGTGTTCGGTACGATTGCATCACAATTTAATGATTTAGGAACGAATTCATTATTCGCTGCACTTGTCGGTAAAATTAATGAAAAATTTGGCTTCGATTGGCATACATCGTACGAGCAATTTGTAAAAACACAAAAGCAAAACATTGTCATTCCAACAGACCGTCGCTATTATTTACGTGAAATTTCAGAAGCGATTCGCAACTACCATAAGCATGCTGAACAACAAGCTCAATTAGCGACGAAATGGTATCAATTAGAAGGAACAAAAGCGCAATTAGCTCCATCTGAAACAGCATTAATCGAGTCATTGAATATGTTAATCGAAGGTGTCCAAAATGAATTAACCGCCGAAACGAAGCGTATTTTAAACAATTGGCATGCATTAAAAGAGGCTTATATGGGTGATGAGCTCATTACAAAAGTGCGCGATAAAGAAATTAAAACGATTTTACGTACCGAATCATTATCGGGCTTAAAAATTCCGAAAGTGGCATTACCAAGCTTTAAAGATTACGGTGATATTTTACGCTGGGTATATAAAGAAAACGTTCCTGGCGAATTCCCATATACAGCAGGCGTATTCCCATTTAAACGTGAAGGGGAAGATCCAAAACGTCAATTCGCAGGGGAAGGCACACCAGAGCGTACGAATAAACGCTTCCACTATTTATCGAAGGATGATGATGCGAAGCGTCTTTCAACGGCATTTGACTCGGTAACATTATACGGTGAAGACCCGCATATACGACCTGATATTTACGGTAAGGTTGGCGAGTCGGGTGTAAGTATTTGTACATTAGATGATATGAAAAAGCTGTATGCCGGCTTTGATTTATGTGCACCCTCTACTTCCGTATCGATGACGATTAATGGTCCAGCACCGATTATTTTAGCGATGTTTATGAATACCGCGATTGATCAGCAAGTGCAAAAGCGTGAACAAGCACTGGGACGTACATTAACTGTTGATGAATTTACTGAAACACGTGAACAAACACTACAAGTTGTGCGCGGTACTGTGCAAGCAGATATTTTAAAAGAAGATCAAGGTCAAAATACTTGTATTTTCTCGACAGAATTTGCATTACGTATGATGGGCGATATTCAGCAATATTTCATCGACCATAAAGTACGTAATTATTATTCTGTATCAATTTCGGGTTACCATATTGCAGAAGCAGGTGCAAACCCGATTTCACAATTAGCGTTTACATTGGCAAATGGCTTTACGTATGTGGAATATTACTTAAGTCGTGGTATGAATATCGATGACTTTGCACCGAATCTAAGCTTTTTCTTCTCAAACGGTCTAGACCCGGAGTATACCGTTATTGGTCGTGTTGCTCGTCGTATATGGGCAGTTGTCATGCGTGATAAATACGGTGCGAATGAACGCTCGCAAAAACTGAAGTATCATATTCAAACATCAGGTCGAAGCTTGCACGCACAGGAAATTGATTTCAATGATATTCGTACAACATTACAGGCATTGATGGCATTGCAAGACAACTGTAATTCACTGCATACAAATGCATATGACGAAGCGATTACAACACCAACAGAGGAATCGGTACGCCGCGCGATGGCCATTCAAATGATTATTACAAAAGAGCATGGCTTATCGAAAAATGAAAATCCATTACAAGGGGCATTCATTATTGAGGAGTTAACGCAATTAGTGGAGCAAGCGGTATTGGAGGAGTTCGACCGGATTAATGATCGTGGCGGTGTCTTAGGTGCTATGGAAACGCAATATCAACGCGGTAAAATTCAAGAAGAATCAATGTACTATGAGCATTTAAAGCATTCAGGTGAACTACCGATTATCGGCGTAAATACGTATTTGAATCCAAATCCACCTTCAGATGAAGCGATTAACAACATGGAAATCGCACGTGCATCTATAGATGAGAAAGATTTACAGATTACTAATTTACAAAATTTTAAAGCGCAACATGAGGCAACGAGTGAAACGGCCATTGAACAATTAAAGCAAGTGGCAAAAACAAACGGCAATATATTTGAACAGCTAATGGAAACAGTAAAGGTTGCAAGTCTAGGACAAATTACAAATGCTTTATACGAAGTAGGTGGACAATATCGCCGAAATATGTAGATGAAATTAGCTACTTCGATAAATAAAATTTCTTCTATACTTGAGATTTTAAAAAAAATATAAAAACTGCGACTTGAAATTCCACGTTTGGTACAAATTTCGTTATACTAAATAGCATGAACAACTATTTTTGAAAGAAGGTGCGGCACGTTGCGACAATATACACATTACATTTTAATTTTAGCTTGCCTTGTGGCGACCTTCTTTTTATATAACAAACAACTAGCTGCAATACCACTGCTTCTGTTATCATTAATTTTGTTTTACGTTGCCTATAAGAAAGCAACAAATTTAAAAAACAAGAAATGAAACTAGCATAGTAGTAGCATGTTTGTATATAATGGGTATTATGCTTATCAATAGACATGTAATAAAGGAAAGGACGTGCACGATTTGAACTTTCGTGGAATGACAGACGAGCAATTAGCAGAAGAGTCGTTAATCGACTTAGCATACGCAATTTTAGAAGATAAAAAACAAGCAATGCCTTTAAATGATTTATTAAAAGAAATCCAAAAATTAAATGGTATATCAGAAGAGGACTTAAAATCACGCTTAGTACAATTCTACACAGACTTAAATGTAGAAGGACGCTTTTTATTAAACCACGAAAATGGTTGGGGCTTACGTGAATGGTACAAAGTTGAAACAATTGAAGAAGAAACAGCACCAACAATTAAAACACGTAAAAAGAAATCAAAAGTGGCTGACGATGAAGACGAAGATTTAGTAGAGCTTGATGAAGAAGATGTATTATTCGAGGAAGACTACGATGAGTTCGTAGACGGTGAAGATGATGCAGATGATTCAGAAGAAGAAATCGATTTCGTTGAAGAAGATATCGAAGACTTAGATTCTGATATCGATGAAGAATTAATCGATGAAGAAGATGATAGCTTCATTGTTGAAGACGACGACGAAGACGTTGAAGAAGACGAAGACGAGGAGTTTGAAGACGAATTAAAATAAGCACTTTGGATTTTTAATGTAAAGTACTTGACTTCTAATTCACTTCCGTATAATCTTTTACTTGGGCTCCTTTAAAGAGGAGAATGACCGTATAAGTAATACGCTCCCCCTGCAAGCAAGATGCAGGAGGAGCGTTTTTTTATTTTTTAGTGGATACGGAAGTATAAGTTTTCAAAAAAATCCACATAAGAAAAGACAACAGTTCATGCCGTTTGGTACGAAATGCTCTTTTCTAATAGGACACTTTATTAGAAAAACATTCATTTGCACTGGGAGCAACGGATGTTTTTCTAATTTGTTTAGCAACGAGGAGGAATTAGCAATGACAAAGTATATTTTCGTAACAGGTGGCGTAGTTTCATCACTTGGTAAAGGGATTGTAGCAGCATCTTTAGGCCGCTTATTAAAAAACCGTGGACTAGAAGTAACGATCCAAAAGTTTGACCCTTATTTAAACATCGATCCAGGTACAATGAGCCCATATCAGCACGGTGAGGTTTTCGTAACAGATGATGGCGCAGAGGCTGACTTAGACTTAGGTCACTATGAGCGTTTCATCGATATCAATCTGGGTAAACACTCAACAGTAACGTCTGGTAAAGTATATCAATCTGTATTAAATAAAGAACGCCGTGGTGATTATAACGGTGGTACCGTTCAAGTAATTCCTCATGTAACAAATGAAATTAAAGACCGTGTGCAACGTGCGGGTCGCGAAACTTCTGCTGATGTAGTAATTACAGAAATCGGTGGTACGGTAGGTGACTTCGAATCACTTTCATTCTTAGAAGCCGTTCGTCAAATGCGTCGTGACTTAGGTCATGAAAACGTAATGTACATTCACTGTACGTTAATGCCGTATATCGCAGCTGCTGGTGAAATGAAAACAAAACCAACGCAACACTCTGTAAAAGAGCTACGTTCATTAGGGATTCAACCAAACATCATCGTTTTACGTACAGAACAACCTGTACCACAAGATATGAAAGAAAAAATTGCGCTATTCTGTGATGTTCGCTCATCAGACATTATCGAATCTCGTGATGCTGAACACCTATATGAAGTACCATTAAATTTACACGCGCAAGGCTTTGACCAAATCGTTCTTGATCACTTCGGTATAAATGCTCCGAAAGCAGATATGGAAGACTGGAAAGAGCTAGTACAGCTAGTGAAAAACCTAGAGCACAAAACACGTATTGCATTAGTTGGTAAATATGTAGAGCTACAAGATGCCTACATTTCTGTTGTTGAAGCACTTAAACACGCAGGTTATGTTTACAATTCAGATATCGAGATTGAGTGGATCAATGCAGAGCACGTAACACCAGAAAATGTACAAGAATTACTTGGACAAGTAGATGGTATTTTAGTACCAGGTGGCTTCGGTGATCGTGGTGTTGAAGGTAAAATCGAAGCAATTCGCTATGCACGTGAAAACGATGTACCGTTCTTCGGTATTTGCTTAGGTATGCAAATGGCGACTGTAGAATTCGCACGTAACGTAATGGGCTTAGAAGGCGCACACTCTGCAGAATTAAACAAAGATACGAAGTACCCAATTATTGACTTCTTACCAGATCAATCAGAGAGTACAGATATTGGTGGTACATTACGTCTTGGTTTATATCCATGTAAATTAAAAGAAGGTTCAGTTGCTCGTGCAGCTTACAACGGCGAAGAGTTAGTTTACGAACGTCACCGTCACCGTTATGAGTTCAACAACGAATTCCGTGAAGCAATGGAAGCAGCGGGCATGGTATTCTCAGGACTTTCACCAGATGGCAAATTAGTAGAAATTGTAGAATTACCAGAGAAGAAATTCTTCGTAGCGGGTCAATTCCACCCAGAATTAATTTCACGCCCTCAACGTCCACAATCACTATTCCGTGAGTTCGTAGGCGCGGCGTTTAATAATCGTAAATAATGAAAAATACAAAGGGAATGTCCGAGAAGTAATTCTGGGACATTCCCTTTTTGCTGAGGCTGTAGGCCAGCACGATGTTAGTCAAGAATGCGTTGTCACATGATGTGACAACGCATTCGTTCTTATTCTGACCATCGCCTATAGTGGATTTTTAATACATGAGAAGAACACTGTCCGAAAAGTTTTTACTTTTTGGACATTCCTTTACTTATGCAAATGGTGAAGTTATTTCTGATTCGTCCTCGTCTTCATCATCGTCTACCATTTCATCAAATTCCATTTTGATTGCTTCATAAATATATAAAGCGGCCATAATATGTGGGAAAACAATACGCTCGCCAAGTTTTGTAGGGTGCGGTAAAATTCCCCCACGCATTTTTAATGAAATGTATGTGTACGCTAAATTGCTTAATTCATTGTCTTCTGACGCTACTTCGCTTGCCACTGCAGCAAATGGAATAAAATCAGCATGTAATTTTTGTGCTAATTGAATTACTTGTGCATCATTTGCCTGACGTGTGAAAATAATGACACGATCTGCAGGGATTAATTTTACTGAATCGTTATAACGTGCAAATTTTGTGAACCGCTGTACACCTAGTTCTGCCTGCATCGCAATGGCATCCATCTCACCAAATGTTGCAAAGTAGACCGTTCCTTGACCAATTGCAGCTTGAGCAAGTAATCGTGCTGTTTCTTCAATCGCTTCTTCTTCTGATTGCCCGATACGCTGTAGAAGACCTGTTAATTGTGTTGTTAAAATTTTTGACATGATTCCACCTCAAAACTATTATAAAATTGAAGGTACGAAAAAGCAAAATGGTCAAATATTAGCTTGCTAAAGAAGGAATTTATTGTTATTAATAGAAGTAGTTTACTTACATATCGAGTTTGTAAGGGGGATGGCTTTGAAGGAAATTTTAATAGTTGATGATCAATCAGGCATTCGATTGTTACTGAATGAAGTATTTAAAAAGGAAGGCTACAACACACATTTAGCCGCAAATGGTTTAGATGCATTAAAAATAGCGGAAACAGTCACACTGAATTGTGTATTATTAGATATGAAAATACCGGGTATGGATGGCTTAGAAATTTTAGCACGTTTAAAAAGGATGCAGCCAAATTTACCGGTAATTATGATGACAGCTTATATTGAGCAGCATATGATTGATAGCGCGACGGAACTTGGTGTCACAAAATATTTTGCAAAGCCATTTAATATTTTTGAGATGCGCGATGAAGTGGGGAAGATATTAGCTATTCCAGAAAAAATATAGTGAAAAACAAGTTAGCAGGCAGTAGCGCATACTGTCTGTTTTTGTTATGATTAATCTGAATGTTTTTTGTCTTTTTAGTTTAAAAATTTTATGAATTCTGGCAAAAAACACAGTACTTCAAAAAGTAATCTATTTTTTTACTTGTAGTAAACTAACTAACTATCTTCGAGGAGGATTTTAATAATGGCATTAGTTTCGATGAAAGACATGTTAATTAAGGCAAAGGCAGAAGGTTATGCAGTTGGTCAATTTAACATTAACAACTTAGAGTGGACACAGGCAATTTTACAAGCAGCAGAAGAGGAAAAATCACCAGTAATTTTAGGAGTATCTGAAGGCGCTGGTAAATATATGGGTGGCTTTATCGCACTTGTAAAAATGGTTGAAGGCTTAATGGAAAGCTATAAAATTACAGTTCCAGTTGCAATTCACTTAGACCATGGTTCAAGCTTTGAAAAATGTAAAGAAGCAATCGATGCTGGTTTCACTTCTGTAATGATTGATGCTTCTCACCACTCATTCGAAGAGAACGTAGCGATTACAAAAGAAGTTGTAGAGTATGCGCATGCTAAAAATGTTTCAGTTGAAGCAGAATTAGGTACAGTTGGTGGAGAAGAAGACGGCGTAATCGGTGGTATTATGTACGCAAACCCACAAGAATGTAAAGCATTAGTAGAAGCAACAGCAATCGACTGCTTAGCTCCTGCATTAGGATCTGTACACGGTCCATACAAAGGTGAACCAAACTTAGGCTTTGCTGAAATGGAAGAAATCTCTACATTAACTGACTTACCATTAGTATTACACGGTGGTACTGGTATCCCAACGAAAGATATCCAACGTTCAATTTCTTTAGGTACAGCAAAAATTAACGTAAACACTGAAAATCAAATCGCGGCTACGAAAGTTATCCGTGAATTTTTAGATAACGACAAGAAAACTTACGACCCACGTAAATTCTTAGGCCCAGCTCGTGAAGCGATTAAAACAACAGTAATCGGCAAAATGCGCGAATTTGGCAGCTCTCAAAAAGCGTAATTTATGATGGATTCAACGAAAAAGGGATGTACCGAAATGACTTTTCGAACAGTCCCTTCTTTGTGAACATTTGTTTTCTACTAAAGCATCTCGTTCACAATTGGGCGGGATGCATTTTGTTAATTATAAAAGGATTCATTGCATTTAAATTTAATTTTGGAGGAAAATAATTATGAAATTTTTTATCGATACAGCAAACTTTGATGAGATCAAAGAAGCATATAACTGGGGAATTTTATCAGGCGTAACGACAAACCCATCATTAGTAGCAAAAGAATCCGGCGTTAATTTCCACGATCGTTTACGTGAAATCGCGGAATTAGTAAATGGTTCAGTTTCGGGTGAAGTTATTTCTCTAGACGCTGAAGGCATGATTCGTGAAGGGGAAGAGCTAGCAGCCATTCACCCAAATATCACAGTGAAATTACCAATGACGCCAGCTGGTTTACAAGCTTGCCGTCACTTCGCAAATAAAGGGATTAAAACAAACGTAACATTAATTTTTTCTGCAAACCAAGCATTAATGGCTGCTCGTGCAGGTGCAACGTATGTATCACCATTTATCGGTCGTTTAGACGATATTGGCCAAGATGGTTCAGAATTAATTTCAACGATTGCAGAAATGTTTGCGATTCACGGTATTGAAACAGAAATTATCGCTGCATCGATTCGTCACCCACAACATATCCAAGCAGCAGCTTTAGCGGGTGCGCATATTGCAACAACACCATTTAAAGTATTACAACAATTGTTCAAACATCCATTAACAGACAAAGGAATTGAAGGATTTTTAGCGGATTGGGCAAAGCGAGAAGGGAAATAATAAGACTAACCTTTAAAAGCTTCTTGTAATTGTTCAATTGTAAAGTAAGGGAGAACTCAAAATGGATGTTTATAAAATTAAGGGCGGAAATCGTCTACAAGGTAAAGTAACAGTAAGTGGCGCTAAAAATAGTGCGGTCGCTTTGATTCCTGCATCAATTTTGGCAGGTTCTTCCGTTACGATTGACGGAATTCCTGAAATTTCAGATGCATGGACGTTAAAAGCACTATTAGAAGAAATTGGCGGAGAAGTGTCATTTGAAAATGGCATAATGACGATTGACCCTACAAAAATGGTTGCAATGCCTTTACCAAACGGAAACGTTAAGAAGTTGCGCGCATCGTATTATATGATGGGTGCGATGCTAGGACGTTTTAAAAAGGCAGTTATCGGTTTACCAGGCGGCTGTTTTTTAGGTCCTCGACCAATCGATCAGCATATTAAAGGCTTTGAAGCATTGGGTGCAAAGGTAACAAACGAGCACGGTGCAATTTATTTGCGTGCGGATGAGCTAATCGGTGCGAAAATTTATTTAGACGTTGCAAGTGTAGGCGCGACAATTAACATTATGTTAGCTGCAGTGCGTGCAAAAGGGAAAACAATTATCGAAAACGCTGCAAAAGAACCGGAAATTATCGATGTAGCAACCCTGTTAACAAATATGGGTGCCAATATTAAAGGTGCAGGTACAAGTGTTATTCGTATTGAAGGTGTCGAAGAGCTTAATGGCACGAATCATACGATTATTCCTGACCGTATCGAAGCAGCGACTTTTATGATTATGGCTGCTGCAGTGGGGGATGGTGTACTAATCGATAATGTCATTCCCCTGCACTTAGAGGCAGTAACCGCAAAGCTACGTGAAATGGGCGTAAAAATTGAAGAAAACGAAGAAAGTGTTTACATCCCGAAACACGAAAAATTCCGTGCGGTCGATGTTAAAACACAGGTTTATCCAGGTTTCCCGACAGATGTACAGCAGCCATTAGCTGTGTTAATGACCCAATCGGAAGGTACATCAAAAGTAACGGACACAATTTATTCTGCTCGCTTTAAACATATCGATGAATTGCGCCGCATGAATGCAAAAGCGCGTGTGGAAGGTAGTACAGCAATTATCCAAGGTCCGTCTGCTTTAGAGGGATCTGCAGTAACTGCAACTGACCTTCGAGCGGGTGCCGCACTTGTTTTAGCAGGATTAATTGCAAAGGGTGAAACAGAAATTCACGACATTTATCATATAGAACGTGGTTATAGCGAGCTAATCCAAAAGCTTTGTGCACTTGGTGCAGATATTCGCAAAGAATCAATCATGGTAAATACAAATAATAAGGCGTAAAATGGCGTAAGACAGTTTCGGTTTTAACCGAACAATCAGGAGGCAAATATAAAATGGAACGTAGTTTATCAATGGAAGTAGTTCGTGTAACAGAAGCAG
This portion of the Solibacillus daqui genome encodes:
- a CDS encoding TetR/AcrR family transcriptional regulator → MTNIDKLHVESSIKDGNKIIERRQQIVDAGVKLFKEKGFHRATTRELAKAAGFSIGTLYEYIRTKEDVLFLVCDNIFNEVTKCLSQFPADNGTITALEEAIRQYYLLIDKMPEEFTIMYQETKSLQKEAMHYILGKELEMVAIFERMLKGCVEAGSLTLSDEAIYLAANQIVIQGQSWAFRKWALQKRYTIEQYIKLQTTMFLQGIMKFE
- a CDS encoding acyl-CoA dehydrogenase → MNLQFTDEQLMMRNMVRDFAQTEIAPFVEQMEAGEFPRHLLKKMGELGLMGITVPTEYGGAEMDFTSYIIAINELSKVSAVMGVILSVHTSVGTNPILYFGNDIQKQKYVPKLASGEFIGAFCLTEPGAGSDAGSLKTRAVRDGDDYVLDGSKVFITNGGEADVYIVFASTNSEAGTRGISAFIVEKGTPGFIIGKDEKKMGLHGSRTVQLTFENMRIPVGNLLGNEGEGFKIAMANLDAGRIGIAAQSLGIAEAALEAATDYAKERVQFGKPIAQQQAVGFKVADMATAVEAAKLLVYRAAHLRSEGLPCGKEAAMAKLFASQAAMDTAIEAVQIFGGYGYTEDYPVERYFRDAKVTQIYEGTSEIQRIVISKHLLG
- a CDS encoding acyl-CoA dehydrogenase — protein: MNFQLSEEHQQLREMIRDFAMNEVAPTAEHRDEHEEFDRGIFDKMAELGLTGIPWPEEYGGAGFDYLAYCIAVEELSRVCASTGVTLSAHTSLAGWPIFKFGNEEQKQKYLRPMAEGKKIGAYGLTEAGSGSDAGGMKTYAVKDGDDYVLNGSKIFITNGGVADIYVVFAVTDPNSKNGTSAFIVEADFPGFSVGKKEKKLGIRSSPTTEIIFDNCRVPKENLLGEEGQGFVIAMKTLDGGRNGIAAQAVGIAQGALDAAVDYAKERVQFGKPITANQGVSFKLADMATEIEASRLLTYQAAWLESNDLSYGKASAMAKLLAGDTAMKVTTEAVQVFGGYGYTKDYPVERYMRDAKITQIYEGTQEIQRLVISRMITK
- the icmF gene encoding fused isobutyryl-CoA mutase/GTPase IcmF, with translation MGKIEVYKPKNHVRFVTASSLFDGHDASINIMRRILQGSGVEVIHLGHNRSVEEVVNAAIQEDAQGVAISSYQGGHMEYFKYMYDLLREKGAPHIKIFGGGGGVILPREINELHAYGIAGIFSPEDGRQLGLQGMINKNIEGADFSTLKGNYSELLEDLSTDTPEILANLITAAENGHDVEIEDMLELARKKSKNTPIIGITGTGGAGKSSLTDELIRRFLQEFPNKKIAILSVDPTKQKTGGALLGDRIRMNAIFNNRVYMRSLATRGSRTELSSSIGDVLDVVRVAGFDLVVVETSGIGQGDAEITKYTDLSMYVMTSEFGAPTQLEKIDMIDYADLIAINKFERKGSEDALRQVQKQYQRSRELWDESIDTMPVFGTIASQFNDLGTNSLFAALVGKINEKFGFDWHTSYEQFVKTQKQNIVIPTDRRYYLREISEAIRNYHKHAEQQAQLATKWYQLEGTKAQLAPSETALIESLNMLIEGVQNELTAETKRILNNWHALKEAYMGDELITKVRDKEIKTILRTESLSGLKIPKVALPSFKDYGDILRWVYKENVPGEFPYTAGVFPFKREGEDPKRQFAGEGTPERTNKRFHYLSKDDDAKRLSTAFDSVTLYGEDPHIRPDIYGKVGESGVSICTLDDMKKLYAGFDLCAPSTSVSMTINGPAPIILAMFMNTAIDQQVQKREQALGRTLTVDEFTETREQTLQVVRGTVQADILKEDQGQNTCIFSTEFALRMMGDIQQYFIDHKVRNYYSVSISGYHIAEAGANPISQLAFTLANGFTYVEYYLSRGMNIDDFAPNLSFFFSNGLDPEYTVIGRVARRIWAVVMRDKYGANERSQKLKYHIQTSGRSLHAQEIDFNDIRTTLQALMALQDNCNSLHTNAYDEAITTPTEESVRRAMAIQMIITKEHGLSKNENPLQGAFIIEELTQLVEQAVLEEFDRINDRGGVLGAMETQYQRGKIQEESMYYEHLKHSGELPIIGVNTYLNPNPPSDEAINNMEIARASIDEKDLQITNLQNFKAQHEATSETAIEQLKQVAKTNGNIFEQLMETVKVASLGQITNALYEVGGQYRRNM